In the Polyangia bacterium genome, one interval contains:
- a CDS encoding ABC-F family ATP-binding cassette domain-containing protein: MAILVSAQELAHSFGARALFESVSFTLSDGDRVGLIGPNGAGKSTLLKILAGALSADRGLVAARAGLRVGYLAQIPVLTPGATVRDVLREALGAGDDEARVDELLAKMDLASDAAGADRPVDQLSGGWRKRVALAQALVRDPELLLLDEPTNHLDVESILWLEKFLAGARFATVTVTHDRLFLQRVANRILELDRRNAAGLMDVAGDYATYLERKAEAMQAQERREDVLRNTLRRETEWLRRGPQARTTKQEARIQRAGALADEVAALSSRNQVRGVELGFAARGKGPRRLIEARGIARRFGERALFAGVDLFVGPGARVGFLGPNGCGKSTLLRVLVGDDAPTVGTVVRADGLRVAFFEQNRESLDGTRSLADTVCPDGDFVSFRGARVHRFGYLERFLFRSEQMMLPVARLSGGEQSRLLIAQLMLLPADVLVLDEPTNDLDLPTLQVLEDALSSFDGAVLLVTHDRYFLDQVATQILAFHTKPGEEGQVTALVGLSQWDAWHATQAAPRATKAARDAGGRSTAASKKAKLTFKDQRDWDTIEARISAAEAALGALETESQSPAVVSDGPRLIALGAEIEKARAAIDALYARWAQLEAMQS, from the coding sequence GTGGCCATTCTCGTGTCAGCGCAAGAGCTCGCTCATTCGTTCGGGGCGCGCGCCTTGTTTGAATCGGTCAGCTTCACCTTGTCGGATGGCGATCGGGTTGGCTTGATCGGGCCAAATGGCGCCGGAAAATCCACGCTGCTGAAGATCTTGGCGGGTGCGCTGTCCGCCGATCGCGGGCTGGTGGCGGCGCGCGCTGGACTGAGGGTCGGATATCTGGCGCAGATTCCGGTCTTGACGCCGGGCGCGACGGTGCGCGACGTGCTGCGCGAAGCGCTGGGCGCTGGCGACGACGAAGCGCGCGTCGACGAGCTGCTGGCGAAGATGGATCTCGCCAGCGACGCCGCTGGCGCCGATCGGCCCGTCGATCAATTGTCGGGTGGCTGGCGCAAGCGGGTGGCGCTGGCACAGGCGCTGGTTCGCGATCCAGAGCTGCTGCTGCTGGACGAGCCGACCAATCACCTGGACGTCGAGAGCATTCTTTGGCTGGAGAAGTTCTTGGCCGGCGCGCGCTTTGCCACGGTGACGGTGACGCACGATCGGCTGTTTTTGCAGCGGGTGGCGAACCGAATTCTGGAACTGGATCGCCGCAACGCCGCTGGTCTGATGGATGTGGCCGGCGACTACGCCACCTATCTGGAACGCAAGGCCGAGGCGATGCAGGCACAGGAACGCCGCGAAGATGTCCTGCGCAACACGCTTCGCCGCGAGACGGAATGGCTGCGGCGCGGGCCGCAGGCGCGCACCACCAAACAGGAGGCCCGCATTCAACGGGCGGGCGCGCTGGCCGACGAGGTCGCGGCGCTGTCGTCGCGCAACCAGGTCCGCGGCGTCGAGCTTGGCTTCGCTGCCCGCGGCAAGGGGCCGCGCCGGTTGATCGAGGCGCGCGGCATCGCCCGGCGCTTCGGCGAACGGGCTTTGTTCGCCGGCGTCGATCTGTTCGTCGGGCCAGGGGCGCGGGTTGGTTTCCTGGGGCCGAACGGCTGCGGCAAGTCGACGCTGCTGCGTGTGCTGGTCGGCGATGACGCGCCGACCGTGGGCACGGTGGTGCGCGCCGACGGCCTGCGGGTGGCGTTCTTCGAACAGAACCGCGAATCGCTGGACGGGACCCGTTCGCTGGCTGATACGGTTTGCCCCGACGGTGATTTCGTTTCGTTCCGCGGCGCTCGCGTGCACCGTTTCGGTTATCTGGAGCGGTTTCTGTTTCGGTCCGAGCAGATGATGCTGCCGGTGGCCCGGCTTTCGGGCGGCGAGCAGAGCCGTCTCCTGATCGCGCAGCTGATGCTGCTGCCGGCGGACGTGCTGGTGCTGGACGAGCCGACGAATGATCTGGATTTGCCGACGCTGCAGGTGCTGGAAGACGCCCTGAGCTCGTTCGACGGCGCGGTGCTGCTGGTGACGCACGATCGATATTTTCTGGATCAAGTGGCGACCCAGATCCTGGCCTTTCACACCAAACCCGGCGAGGAAGGCCAGGTGACCGCGCTGGTGGGGCTTTCGCAGTGGGACGCCTGGCATGCCACGCAGGCGGCGCCGCGCGCGACCAAGGCGGCGCGCGATGCCGGCGGCCGCTCGACCGCGGCCAGCAAGAAAGCCAAGCTCACCTTCAAGGACCAGCGCGACTGGGACACCATCGAGGCACGCATCTCCGCCGCCGAGGCCGCCCTGGGCGCGCTGGAGACGGAGAGCCAATCGCCGGCGGTGGTCAGTGACGGACCGCGCTTGATTGCGCTCGGCGCTGAGATAGAGAAAGCCCGGGCGGCGATCGATGCCCTGTACGCGCGCTGGGCGCAGCTGGAGGCCATGCAGTCGTGA
- a CDS encoding 1,4-alpha-glucan branching protein domain-containing protein, translated as MATGYFSLVLHAHLPFVRHPEDPTVMEEQWLYEAITGTYLPLLQMFEGLVADHIPYRCTVSLSAPLMTMLTDDLLKERYAASIDKLIELAEKEIERTKPEPHYQRLAQMYFDRFQSLRHTWRCHDGDLVQAFRQLQEAGRIEVITSTATHAFFPLMDRNWANIRAQVHVAADLYEKNFGHRPRGMWLGECGYVPGVDELLREAAIRYFFVDTHGILFADHQPVYGAYGPLYCPSGVAAFGRDMESSQQVWSAKEGYPGDKQYRDFYRDIGFDLPMDYIGPYVHPEGHRIYTGIKYHAITHDKLHDKWVYDPGAAVSRAAEHAMHFRVNRQQQAAHLRGGMDRPPMIISPYDAELYGHWWYEGPVFLGYLFRQLHFNQDTIETLTPGDYLDRYPTNQVATPCASSWGAKGYNDYWLNETNAWTYRHLHVAAERMVELARRHPAADPLTTRALNQAARELMLAQSSDWTFIMKTGTTVPYATRRINEHILQFTRLYDDLRSAKVSEPFLSDLETRDNLFPHMDYRIYAS; from the coding sequence GTGGCAACCGGTTACTTCTCGCTGGTGTTGCACGCCCACCTGCCCTTCGTCCGCCACCCGGAAGATCCGACGGTGATGGAAGAACAGTGGCTGTACGAGGCCATCACCGGCACGTACCTGCCGCTGCTGCAAATGTTCGAAGGCCTGGTCGCCGATCACATCCCGTATCGCTGCACGGTCTCGCTGTCCGCGCCGCTGATGACCATGCTGACCGACGATCTGCTGAAAGAACGTTACGCCGCCTCGATCGACAAGCTGATCGAGTTGGCGGAAAAAGAGATCGAGCGGACCAAGCCCGAGCCGCATTACCAGCGGCTGGCGCAGATGTACTTCGATCGCTTCCAGTCGCTGCGCCACACCTGGCGCTGCCACGACGGCGATCTGGTGCAGGCATTTCGCCAGCTGCAGGAGGCCGGGCGCATCGAGGTGATCACCTCGACCGCCACGCACGCCTTCTTCCCGCTGATGGATCGCAACTGGGCCAACATCCGCGCCCAGGTCCACGTGGCGGCGGATCTCTACGAAAAAAACTTCGGCCACCGCCCGCGCGGCATGTGGCTGGGCGAATGCGGCTATGTGCCCGGTGTCGACGAGCTTTTGCGCGAGGCGGCCATCCGTTACTTCTTCGTCGACACGCACGGCATCCTGTTCGCCGATCACCAGCCGGTCTACGGCGCCTACGGACCGCTTTACTGTCCCAGCGGCGTGGCCGCCTTCGGCCGCGACATGGAATCGTCGCAGCAGGTGTGGAGCGCCAAGGAAGGCTACCCGGGCGACAAGCAGTACCGCGATTTCTACCGGGACATCGGGTTCGACCTGCCGATGGATTACATCGGGCCGTACGTGCACCCGGAAGGCCACCGCATCTATACCGGCATCAAGTACCACGCCATCACCCACGACAAACTTCACGACAAGTGGGTCTACGATCCGGGCGCCGCCGTCAGCCGCGCCGCCGAGCACGCCATGCACTTTCGCGTGAACCGCCAGCAGCAGGCGGCGCACCTGCGTGGCGGGATGGATCGCCCGCCGATGATCATCAGCCCCTACGACGCCGAACTGTACGGCCACTGGTGGTACGAAGGGCCGGTGTTCCTGGGCTATCTTTTCAGGCAACTGCACTTCAACCAGGACACCATCGAGACGCTGACGCCGGGCGATTACCTGGATCGTTATCCCACCAACCAGGTGGCCACGCCGTGCGCGTCCTCGTGGGGCGCGAAGGGCTACAACGACTACTGGCTAAACGAGACCAATGCCTGGACTTACCGCCACCTGCACGTCGCCGCCGAACGGATGGTCGAGCTAGCCCGCCGCCACCCGGCCGCTGACCCGCTGACCACCCGCGCTCTCAACCAGGCCGCGCGCGAGCTGATGCTGGCCCAGAGCAGCGACTGGACGTTCATCATGAAGACCGGTACCACCGTCCCGTATGCCACGCGCCGGATCAACGAGCACATCCTGCAGTTCACTCGCCTTTACGACGATCTCCGATCGGCCAAGGTCAGCGAGCCGTTTTTGTCGGACCTGGAGACGCGCGACAATCTATTCCCGCACATGGACTACCGGATCTACGCTAGCTAG
- the glgA gene encoding glycogen synthase GlgA: protein MDAAERGGRPGGPPPLKVLFVASECAPFAKTGGLADVVGALPRALSALGIDVRVVMPLYAGMPWNDLEVLDGTLAVPMWWGNANARVRTGVLPGSRVPVYCLEYHRYFDRPYLYGPPAEGYPDNLERFTFLSRGALQTCKALGWIPDVIHANDWQTALVPVYLNTVEWAQPLHGTASIYSIHNLAYQGVLEGGALFITGLGREHYNPHEFEHFGAMNLTKAALFHSTLLSTVSPTYAREIQTGEYGCGLDGVLSQRAHDLRGILNGIDIDEWNPATDKHLAARFDAQRMAGKAKCKAALQKEAGFPLRKDVPVLGLVGRLTAQKGVDVLAHALDRILNWDVQVILLGTGDPEAERFFARAEGLRGDRFRAWLQFDNGRAHRIEAGADFFLMPSRFEPCGLNQMYSQRYGTLPIVRGTGGLLDTVANYNEVTGEGTGFILQDLRPDSLADTIGWAVSTWFQRPKHIKAMRQQAMAQDNSWQRAALAYQQLYLDAYQRRRGHAFAGAPAAMISAA, encoded by the coding sequence GTGGACGCTGCTGAACGCGGAGGCCGCCCCGGCGGCCCGCCGCCGCTGAAGGTGTTGTTCGTCGCCTCCGAGTGCGCACCGTTCGCCAAGACTGGCGGCCTGGCCGACGTGGTCGGGGCATTGCCGCGCGCCCTCAGCGCGCTGGGCATTGACGTGCGCGTGGTGATGCCGCTTTACGCCGGCATGCCCTGGAACGATCTGGAAGTCCTCGATGGCACACTGGCCGTGCCCATGTGGTGGGGCAACGCCAATGCCCGCGTGCGCACCGGCGTGCTTCCCGGCAGCCGTGTGCCGGTGTATTGCCTGGAATACCACCGCTACTTCGATCGCCCGTATCTCTACGGTCCACCCGCCGAGGGCTACCCCGACAACCTGGAACGATTCACGTTCCTGTCACGCGGGGCGCTGCAGACGTGCAAGGCACTCGGCTGGATCCCCGACGTCATCCATGCCAACGACTGGCAAACCGCGCTGGTCCCGGTGTACCTGAACACCGTCGAGTGGGCGCAGCCGCTGCACGGTACCGCCAGCATCTATTCGATCCACAACCTCGCTTACCAAGGCGTGCTGGAGGGCGGCGCGCTGTTCATCACCGGCCTTGGCCGCGAGCACTACAACCCGCACGAGTTCGAACATTTCGGGGCCATGAACCTGACCAAGGCGGCGCTTTTTCATTCGACGCTGCTCTCCACCGTCAGCCCGACGTACGCCCGCGAAATCCAGACCGGCGAGTACGGCTGCGGTTTGGACGGCGTGCTGTCGCAGCGGGCGCACGATCTGCGCGGCATCTTGAACGGCATCGACATCGACGAATGGAACCCGGCCACCGACAAACATCTGGCCGCCCGCTTCGACGCCCAGCGCATGGCCGGCAAGGCAAAGTGCAAGGCGGCGCTGCAAAAGGAAGCGGGATTTCCTCTGCGAAAAGACGTTCCGGTGCTGGGCCTGGTCGGGCGGCTGACGGCGCAGAAAGGCGTCGACGTCCTGGCCCACGCCCTGGATCGCATCTTGAACTGGGACGTGCAGGTGATCTTGCTGGGCACCGGCGATCCCGAAGCAGAACGATTTTTTGCCCGCGCCGAAGGCCTGCGCGGCGATCGTTTTCGCGCCTGGTTGCAGTTCGACAACGGCCGCGCCCATCGCATCGAAGCGGGCGCCGATTTTTTCCTGATGCCGTCGCGTTTTGAGCCGTGCGGCCTGAACCAGATGTACAGCCAGCGTTACGGAACGCTGCCCATCGTGCGCGGCACCGGCGGATTGCTGGACACCGTGGCCAACTATAACGAAGTCACCGGCGAAGGGACCGGGTTCATCTTGCAGGACCTGCGCCCCGACAGCTTGGCCGACACCATCGGGTGGGCGGTGTCGACCTGGTTTCAGCGCCCGAAGCACATCAAGGCCATGCGGCAGCAGGCGATGGCCCAGGACAATTCGTGGCAGCGGGCGGCGCTGGCCTACCAGCAGCTCTATCTCGACGCCTATCAGCGCCGCCGCGGCCACGCCTTTGCCGGCGCGCCCGCGGCGATGATCAGCGCCGCCTGA
- a CDS encoding VIT1/CCC1 transporter family protein yields the protein MSAADSWGQEKESAFLYRVLAETEPSPERRELFARLAAEAEAQASIWEDKARGSGAAAPTSFQPTRRARVVAALVRQFGPQHMRGVLAAMKVRGMSIYDGRRPGHAMPTTVEEVGRRHQGKGRGSLRAAIFGVNDGLVSNASLILGVAGAASVAGGERMIVVSGVAGLLAGAFSMASGEYVSVRSQREMFERQISAERDELSEYPREEAAELALIYEARGLEKEDAQRVSTRLIENPQHALDTLAREELGLDPTELGSPWRAAGSSAISFAIGAFLPLLSFLVTSGRAALTGALFVTGAALFVVGAATSLFTGKGALKGGLRMLFIGAGAAGVTFLIGRALGVAAT from the coding sequence ATGAGCGCGGCTGACAGTTGGGGACAGGAGAAGGAATCAGCCTTCCTGTACCGGGTGCTGGCCGAAACCGAGCCGTCGCCCGAACGGCGCGAGTTGTTCGCGCGCCTGGCCGCCGAAGCGGAGGCGCAGGCCTCGATCTGGGAGGACAAGGCGCGTGGCAGCGGCGCGGCGGCGCCGACGTCGTTTCAACCGACTCGACGGGCGCGGGTGGTGGCGGCGTTGGTGCGGCAGTTTGGCCCCCAGCACATGCGCGGGGTGCTGGCGGCGATGAAGGTGCGCGGCATGTCCATCTATGATGGCCGGCGGCCCGGCCACGCCATGCCCACCACCGTCGAGGAAGTGGGTCGTCGTCATCAAGGAAAAGGTCGCGGCAGCTTACGCGCGGCCATCTTCGGCGTGAACGACGGCCTGGTGTCGAACGCCAGCTTGATCCTGGGCGTGGCCGGCGCGGCCAGCGTCGCTGGTGGTGAACGGATGATCGTCGTGTCGGGCGTCGCCGGGCTTCTGGCCGGCGCGTTCTCGATGGCATCGGGCGAATACGTTTCGGTGCGGTCGCAGCGCGAGATGTTCGAGCGCCAGATCAGCGCTGAACGCGACGAGCTGTCCGAATACCCGCGCGAGGAGGCCGCCGAGCTGGCGCTGATCTACGAAGCGCGCGGCCTGGAAAAAGAAGACGCCCAGCGCGTGTCGACGCGCTTGATCGAAAACCCGCAGCACGCCCTGGACACGCTGGCGCGCGAAGAGCTGGGTCTGGATCCGACGGAGCTCGGCTCGCCGTGGAGAGCGGCGGGATCGTCGGCGATCTCGTTCGCCATCGGCGCGTTCTTGCCGCTGCTGTCGTTTCTGGTGACCAGCGGACGCGCGGCGCTGACCGGCGCGCTGTTCGTCACTGGCGCGGCGCTGTTCGTCGTCGGCGCGGCGACCAGCTTGTTCACCGGCAAGGGCGCGCTGAAGGGCGGACTGCGCATGCTGTTCATCGGCGCAGGAGCAGCTGGCGTGACGTTCTTGATCGGGCGGGCGTTGGGCGTGGCAGCGACCTGA
- a CDS encoding GTP-binding protein: MPPIDENSHDGEDRASSPVPLLILTGFLGAGKTTVLNRVLTEQHHRRIGVIINELGRIDIDTRLIKARSGDVMELAGGCVCHEVRVQSELWNGMREVLARSKPEMIVLETTGIAEPWSILDGLAALPPRLAPVIPGGVICVVDAEAGARQLERHEEARAQVEAADRLLISKLDLATNRQAEALHALLAQRNPAAERASFPQSAAGTAELIAWVLEPISKPSPARPKHAAHQHSQLGAAAFAEDGPLLAAPLLALCDRLGESLLRAKGFVHVAGETRRGFLERAGARTSLTFGEPWAAETPRTELVFIGEGLDPAALRRQLWACRASGV; encoded by the coding sequence TTGCCGCCCATTGATGAAAACAGCCACGACGGGGAAGACCGCGCGTCGTCGCCGGTGCCGCTGCTCATCCTCACCGGGTTTCTCGGGGCGGGCAAGACCACGGTCTTGAACCGCGTGCTGACCGAGCAGCACCACCGGCGCATCGGCGTGATCATCAACGAGCTCGGACGCATCGACATCGACACGCGGCTCATCAAGGCGCGGTCGGGCGACGTGATGGAATTGGCAGGCGGCTGCGTCTGTCATGAAGTGCGCGTCCAGTCCGAGCTGTGGAACGGCATGCGCGAGGTGCTCGCCCGATCAAAGCCGGAGATGATCGTGCTCGAGACCACCGGCATCGCAGAGCCGTGGTCGATCCTTGACGGGCTGGCGGCGCTGCCGCCGCGCTTGGCGCCGGTGATCCCGGGCGGCGTCATCTGCGTGGTCGACGCCGAGGCGGGGGCGCGCCAACTGGAGCGCCACGAGGAAGCGCGCGCCCAGGTCGAGGCGGCGGATCGCCTCTTGATCTCGAAGTTAGATCTGGCGACCAATCGGCAGGCAGAGGCGCTGCACGCGCTGCTGGCCCAGCGCAACCCGGCCGCCGAACGAGCCAGCTTTCCCCAGTCCGCGGCGGGGACGGCCGAGCTTATCGCCTGGGTGCTGGAGCCGATCAGCAAGCCGTCACCGGCGCGCCCCAAGCACGCCGCGCACCAGCACAGCCAGTTGGGCGCGGCGGCTTTCGCCGAAGACGGCCCATTGCTGGCGGCGCCGCTGCTGGCGCTCTGCGATCGCCTGGGCGAATCACTGCTGCGGGCGAAGGGCTTCGTGCACGTCGCCGGCGAAACCCGGCGCGGGTTTCTCGAACGGGCCGGCGCGCGCACCTCGCTCACCTTCGGCGAGCCGTGGGCCGCCGAGACGCCGCGCACCGAGCTGGTCTTCATCGGCGAAGGCCTGGACCCGGCGGCGCTGCGCCGGCAGCTGTGGGCCTGTCGCGCGTCGGGCGTCTGA
- a CDS encoding cytochrome c3 family protein, giving the protein MKSLLQAAQFSLQRLRLLTPVVALGLLGCRTAGSTRVSAGEVKVPSATRVESNILRTDYAGSAACEGCHAKIYAAWQGSPMHQMTRLPTAAAVHAPFAGETFQFKDDRATLEQKGDARFMRIASKQFGDHVYRISRVIGGRYREDYAGIEVPSVDPAAAPPIDRLAPLQGAPELILPVSFLLPSQTYRLKGYSVMVGERPGLRAGGVWSESCIFCHNTIPYFDATWGALYGRGAPAYQGEVVDRLLPASTRWSFHVRNEAALTDAVAAEVRFVGGTAGGGGPLARDILSTAIPALRRHFGGQHLLEVGIGCESCHGGSREHARQPSVLPDLLPHAAFMASTDDSLTTPNNKAQLINRTCARCHQVLFSRYPYTWEGGRRADGPGGSHITSGEGRDFLLSKCSRALSCTTCHDPHGADSAERLALLQTPAGNGVCTTCHDQFQTPQALHAHTHHDPRQAGGSCVACHMPLKNMGLGIALTRYHRIGSPTDKLRVTGDRPLECALCHADKTVGQVADDLFQLWGQRVDLSALNTLYGGLDRNVLIATVALGKPHEKVPAMVALGEHNIKAAITVVARQVLNPYPLVRPYALKALTKLTDQPCEVDLNRSDAAISADLDRCVPGLNAGTFQRRSDSAPSPGHEDNGSSLNDD; this is encoded by the coding sequence GTGAAATCGCTCCTCCAAGCGGCCCAATTTTCGTTGCAGCGGCTACGACTATTGACGCCGGTGGTCGCCCTCGGTTTGCTCGGTTGCCGGACCGCGGGTTCGACGCGTGTCAGCGCGGGCGAAGTGAAGGTGCCGTCGGCCACCCGTGTGGAAAGCAATATTCTGCGGACCGATTATGCCGGCTCGGCGGCTTGCGAGGGTTGCCACGCCAAGATCTACGCCGCCTGGCAGGGCTCGCCGATGCACCAGATGACCCGCCTGCCTACCGCCGCCGCCGTCCATGCCCCGTTCGCCGGCGAGACGTTCCAGTTCAAAGACGATCGTGCCACGCTGGAACAGAAGGGCGATGCGCGGTTCATGCGCATCGCCTCGAAGCAGTTCGGCGATCACGTCTATCGCATCAGCCGGGTCATCGGGGGGCGTTACCGCGAGGACTATGCCGGGATCGAGGTCCCGTCCGTCGATCCGGCGGCGGCGCCGCCTATCGATCGGTTGGCCCCGCTGCAGGGCGCGCCCGAGCTGATCTTACCTGTGTCGTTCCTGCTGCCGTCGCAGACCTATCGATTGAAAGGCTATTCAGTGATGGTGGGCGAGCGACCGGGCCTTCGTGCCGGCGGCGTGTGGAGCGAGAGCTGCATCTTCTGCCACAACACGATTCCATACTTCGACGCCACCTGGGGCGCGTTGTACGGCCGCGGTGCCCCCGCTTACCAGGGCGAGGTGGTTGATCGACTGTTGCCGGCGAGCACGCGGTGGTCATTCCATGTCAGGAACGAAGCTGCGCTGACCGACGCCGTTGCGGCAGAGGTCAGATTCGTCGGCGGCACCGCCGGCGGCGGCGGACCGTTGGCCCGGGACATCTTGTCCACGGCGATCCCCGCCTTGCGACGCCATTTCGGCGGCCAGCATCTGCTCGAGGTCGGGATTGGCTGCGAATCGTGCCACGGCGGCAGCCGTGAGCACGCACGCCAGCCAAGCGTGCTACCCGATCTGCTCCCGCACGCCGCGTTCATGGCCTCCACCGACGATTCGCTGACCACGCCGAACAACAAGGCGCAGCTGATCAATCGGACGTGCGCCCGCTGTCACCAGGTGCTGTTCTCACGTTACCCGTACACATGGGAAGGCGGGCGGCGCGCCGATGGGCCCGGCGGCAGCCATATAACCTCGGGCGAGGGGCGCGATTTCTTGCTCAGCAAATGTTCGCGGGCCCTGTCGTGCACCACTTGCCATGATCCCCACGGCGCCGATTCAGCCGAGCGTTTGGCGCTGCTACAGACGCCGGCCGGCAACGGCGTGTGCACCACTTGCCACGATCAGTTTCAAACCCCGCAGGCGCTGCACGCGCACACCCACCACGACCCACGTCAGGCAGGCGGTTCTTGCGTGGCCTGTCACATGCCGCTCAAGAACATGGGGCTGGGGATAGCCCTTACCCGGTATCACCGCATCGGTTCGCCAACTGACAAGCTTCGGGTCACCGGCGATCGTCCGCTCGAGTGCGCCTTGTGCCACGCCGACAAGACTGTCGGGCAAGTGGCCGACGATCTGTTTCAGCTGTGGGGCCAGCGGGTCGACCTTTCGGCGCTAAACACCCTTTACGGCGGCCTGGATCGCAACGTGCTGATCGCCACCGTCGCGCTGGGCAAGCCGCACGAGAAGGTGCCGGCGATGGTCGCGCTCGGCGAACACAACATCAAGGCGGCGATCACCGTGGTGGCCCGCCAGGTTTTGAATCCGTATCCGCTGGTGCGGCCGTACGCGCTGAAGGCGCTGACCAAATTGACCGATCAGCCGTGCGAGGTCGACCTGAATCGTTCGGACGCCGCCATCAGCGCCGATCTAGATCGGTGCGTTCCCGGTCTGAATGCCGGCACCTTTCAGCGGCGCTCTGATTCGGCACCGTCGCCCGGGCACGAGGACAACGGCTCGTCGTTAAACGACGACTGA
- a CDS encoding DUF4912 domain-containing protein produces MSEETTQTPSSEHAGLTVVAAQILSAVSQHDGASPSTASSVENFLRCTRDQLLGFAKRLGVGGTSKLSKAELAARLHGLLAALPRTAGGESTKDQDKDKIAGESSGDGGGFPPKYDLGPDAEELQMPRHIPWGYGQDRVTAMVVDPDRLFVYWEVTDAAMESGRRALGKGGADAWLCLRVYDTTGRLFDGTNAHSYFDHNIGRGDRQWFFDINKPTSAACVEVGLKSTEGFFVKVARSGRVEFPRSQPVGGGHVEWMTVTNAAGAPGPSTPGTLPTGPAAAPGHGPGGGDGTAQAAAAPGGGGAGHGGVVESIATGFTEHQTERHWEWREGEQASWQTELASISWTEPVIRSTWEAGPFTYPVQSPVLTEEHHGAQGHLHYRTENGRVHITYGPWQVVIRGLGARAERRVLATWQVTHSWSTVAARESTPVTWRPVGPGASEWMAEGGSERVWMSGSELRLGGGSEMFMLGASELRLFGASERLLSGASEYRFRGASERLLSGASEYQFRGASERLGAGASESLFRGASERALGGASERVIGASEQHLGYPAAIALANGTDGEGG; encoded by the coding sequence ATGAGCGAAGAAACCACCCAAACCCCATCCTCTGAACACGCTGGTCTGACTGTCGTCGCAGCGCAGATCCTCAGCGCCGTCAGCCAGCACGACGGCGCATCGCCGTCGACGGCGTCGTCAGTGGAAAATTTTCTCCGCTGCACCCGCGATCAATTATTGGGCTTCGCCAAACGCCTGGGCGTAGGCGGAACCAGCAAATTGTCGAAGGCCGAACTGGCGGCGCGCCTGCACGGCCTGCTGGCCGCGCTGCCACGCACGGCCGGCGGCGAGAGCACCAAAGACCAAGACAAAGACAAGATCGCGGGCGAGTCAAGCGGCGACGGCGGCGGGTTTCCCCCGAAGTACGATCTCGGCCCCGACGCCGAAGAGTTGCAGATGCCCCGCCACATTCCGTGGGGCTATGGCCAGGACCGCGTCACCGCGATGGTCGTCGATCCGGATCGCCTGTTCGTCTACTGGGAAGTCACCGACGCTGCGATGGAGAGCGGGCGGCGGGCGCTGGGCAAAGGCGGCGCCGACGCCTGGCTGTGCCTGCGCGTGTACGACACCACCGGGCGCCTGTTCGACGGCACGAACGCCCACAGCTATTTTGACCACAACATTGGACGCGGCGATCGGCAGTGGTTCTTCGACATCAACAAGCCGACGTCCGCGGCGTGCGTCGAGGTCGGCCTGAAATCGACGGAGGGATTCTTCGTCAAGGTGGCGCGCTCGGGCCGGGTGGAGTTTCCGCGCAGCCAGCCGGTAGGCGGCGGCCACGTCGAGTGGATGACCGTCACCAACGCCGCGGGCGCGCCGGGCCCATCGACGCCGGGAACGCTGCCGACCGGGCCAGCGGCGGCGCCGGGTCATGGGCCAGGTGGCGGCGACGGCACGGCCCAGGCGGCGGCAGCCCCAGGGGGAGGCGGCGCCGGCCACGGCGGAGTCGTCGAATCGATCGCCACGGGCTTCACCGAGCACCAGACCGAACGTCACTGGGAATGGCGCGAGGGCGAGCAAGCGTCCTGGCAGACCGAGCTGGCGTCGATCTCCTGGACCGAACCGGTGATTCGATCGACCTGGGAAGCCGGCCCGTTCACCTATCCGGTGCAGTCGCCGGTGCTCACTGAAGAACATCACGGTGCCCAGGGACACCTGCACTACCGCACCGAGAACGGTCGGGTGCACATCACCTACGGCCCTTGGCAAGTGGTCATCCGCGGCCTGGGCGCCCGCGCCGAGCGGCGGGTGCTGGCGACCTGGCAGGTGACGCACAGCTGGTCGACGGTGGCGGCGCGCGAGAGCACGCCGGTGACCTGGCGGCCGGTGGGGCCCGGCGCATCGGAGTGGATGGCGGAGGGCGGCAGCGAGCGCGTGTGGATGAGCGGCAGCGAGCTGCGATTGGGCGGCGGCTCGGAGATGTTCATGCTGGGCGCCAGCGAGCTGCGGCTTTTCGGGGCCAGCGAACGCCTGCTGAGCGGCGCCAGCGAGTACCGGTTCCGCGGCGCCAGCGAGCGCCTGTTGAGCGGCGCCAGCGAGTACCAATTTCGAGGCGCCAGCGAGCGCCTGGGCGCCGGCGCCAGCGAATCTTTATTTCGCGGCGCCAGCGAACGCGCGCTGGGCGGCGCCAGCGAGCGGGTCATCGGCGCCAGCGAACAGCACCTGGGCTATCCGGCGGCGATCGCGCTGGCCAACGGCACCGACGGAGAGGGAGGCTAG